A window of Moritella sp. Urea-trap-13 contains these coding sequences:
- a CDS encoding 6-carboxytetrahydropterin synthase: MQLFVDNLTVIDCSLLTSEKGITGESFNVDLILGGNLNDESMIFDFGLVKKAIKKIIDDEVDHKLVIPSHNKGLKVNDCGINQQVDFSYADSKHVFLNSPKQAFVFMDTDEITKDTIKQYLEEKILKLLPSNITSIELNLHHEVIDGASFRYSHGLKKHYGNCQRIVHGHRSRIKILHNLERQAHLEELWCERWENIYLGTEEDIVALDCVSLSPSALQHINDAYVIFSYIAPQGKFDLAILKNEVEILPVDTTIENISDYVANQVAQLHDLDNVKVHAYEGIGKGAISS, translated from the coding sequence ATGCAGCTATTTGTAGATAACCTTACCGTTATTGATTGTTCATTATTAACATCAGAAAAAGGAATTACTGGTGAAAGTTTTAATGTAGATTTAATTTTAGGTGGAAACTTAAATGACGAATCTATGATTTTCGATTTTGGTTTAGTAAAAAAAGCGATCAAGAAAATTATTGATGATGAGGTTGATCATAAACTGGTGATCCCTTCTCATAATAAAGGCCTTAAAGTTAATGACTGTGGCATTAATCAGCAAGTTGACTTTAGCTATGCTGATAGCAAGCATGTGTTTTTAAATAGCCCTAAACAAGCATTTGTGTTTATGGATACTGATGAAATAACAAAAGATACTATTAAGCAGTATTTAGAAGAAAAAATATTAAAATTATTACCATCGAACATAACTTCAATTGAGCTTAATTTGCATCATGAAGTTATCGACGGGGCAAGTTTTAGATATTCGCATGGATTAAAAAAACATTATGGTAATTGCCAACGTATTGTTCATGGGCATCGCAGTCGTATCAAAATATTGCACAATTTAGAGCGACAAGCGCACCTTGAAGAATTGTGGTGTGAACGATGGGAAAATATTTATTTAGGTACTGAAGAAGACATTGTTGCTTTGGACTGTGTGTCATTATCACCGTCAGCACTCCAACACATTAATGATGCATATGTGATTTTTTCATACATTGCACCACAAGGTAAATTTGATTTAGCGATTCTGAAAAATGAAGTTGAGATATTACCTGTTGATACAACGATAGAGAATATTTCTGATTACGTTGCAAATCAAGTTGCTCAACTACATGATCTCGATAACGTGAAAGTGCATGCTTATGAGGGGATTGGCAAAGGTGCAATAAGTAGTTAA
- a CDS encoding DEAD/DEAH box helicase, which produces MNNSIKDKLESEASYIRQYIAFDGSGNDDHTDQAKMQSMGVASLWHRIQEDGFAYLADEVGMGKTRQAMGVIATQFLIKPDSRVVVICPGRPLQEQWKSEWNLFVSGCLRVNDGILKSALDNSVSKPLALHNRLSEFASSLLLDDDRIHLLRYSSFSRPIGFNGKDSQEQIKTLYKQKLNEIGIADINAKEDEIFNSVDMKSNDWKKGLTACLNTQYAEQIQTLFNEDTRHIDLIVCDEAQYLRHTRNSRNRHLNLSLASKPNKWLFLSATPLHSGQSDIKSLDYYICTHERDSKTLECAIESCVNISARMKGTFKGQSKTDVIDVLDDFLVRRPRHYSDSANEDYDKVSYRSYKTDAAIATNDAFSSMVTALVQKRLVKSLTGKNNRFRQGECSSFESLASSVKNIVRKNIDGISYTKTEMEPSGGVSESDVPPDRGDIDQLNKSLRQVLIDNKLATESDVELKNIPHPKLYHVADQLVEKSLKNAPNHKTLVFVRRLATVEELIDLLKQRFQKLIDKRIDDWPSIIDKIQLVGGNKPTFSGCNDFWNMNDPDEDAGPIQVAQENGDSNFIEPDLSYYKAISQKSDKQERNGMLYSFLTRLLQPTSNDGKRKSPLAFLVPNEEEQYKHWESPLWHSLLDAIFDEGEKKPDWLKQQEYTVDILMLKRCILQSMRRSDLLVDLYILNGFINIEGINTLSEKLIWILRKSKDGQLKSISIDLHKYLNNWRQRLKQWCIHFELIKSKCFKSNITDIDAEFSRMGPVVGRSGNISNKYAVTQFKMPCYPNILICTDVLKEGVDMHLFCDEVIHYGVAWTSGDLEQRIGRVDRVNSLINRRINQHSGDRDSAPKLKAGFPYLAGTLDQYQVIRVVNEKMLSDLRMDFGKRENEIKDISVDDIFNNSASKKELTLTLKTRTFIPKSLLLEKALLKDNNFPYRDCSVHEQLMRYESKQKKNINVKDIYPLPALVVEHTNPKIQSSYNKILGDNLKTKWEYKKVKGKMKWIENYEVVIPLSLSDKEMDSVVAGFGRSNCMLEPTPIFLLPEAKSFEFNKTLNTLAMIVTHEAPFKQTIDRKQMVMLERIGNLLLVRSPIVSIEDLGLDDKELAVWIGKQNNNRKWGYINDHKDVIWYCCLIAYPEKFGATFDKLTHHISATADRLQQLYTAQDKERWTYKAKNSFKLMKGTAVNNDDIIKKIRVDNSFRSGIARWYKDVFEQVVTRLAENVDVREGHVTEVLNHIFKSDKLLRDGTINLSMPEKPALRFCLQSFLDMSNNSIAGMTPVEPMIVWELGISTSTKGRPPRLIMDDYQDLPHMEDCGNWSVVETFNSVKVYTCQDDEKQMRWFVIYHPASILDGRIELFLNSWIHVLQRMKGNTSKFMKQACANDFKDFSIDGSDKFVEDS; this is translated from the coding sequence ATGAATAATTCAATTAAAGATAAGTTAGAGTCAGAAGCCTCATATATTCGCCAATATATAGCCTTTGATGGGAGTGGTAATGACGATCACACTGATCAAGCTAAAATGCAAAGTATGGGGGTTGCATCGTTGTGGCACCGAATTCAAGAAGATGGTTTTGCATATTTAGCCGATGAAGTAGGTATGGGTAAAACCCGCCAAGCAATGGGAGTTATTGCAACTCAGTTTTTAATAAAGCCTGATTCTCGAGTTGTGGTAATTTGTCCCGGTAGGCCGTTACAAGAGCAGTGGAAGTCAGAGTGGAATTTATTTGTATCAGGCTGTTTACGTGTTAATGATGGCATTCTGAAATCAGCCTTGGATAATAGTGTTAGTAAGCCTTTAGCTTTACATAATCGTTTATCAGAATTTGCCAGTTCCTTATTACTGGATGATGATCGGATACATCTTTTACGTTATTCTTCATTCAGTCGCCCAATTGGCTTTAATGGTAAGGACTCTCAAGAACAGATTAAAACTCTGTACAAGCAGAAATTAAATGAAATTGGCATTGCAGATATCAATGCAAAAGAGGATGAAATATTTAATTCAGTTGATATGAAAAGTAATGACTGGAAAAAGGGATTAACGGCTTGCTTAAATACCCAATATGCCGAACAAATACAAACATTGTTTAATGAAGATACTCGGCATATTGATCTTATTGTTTGTGATGAAGCGCAGTATCTTCGCCATACAAGGAACTCAAGAAATAGACACTTAAATTTATCGCTAGCCTCTAAACCTAATAAATGGCTATTTTTAAGTGCTACTCCATTACATAGTGGTCAGAGTGATATAAAAAGTCTTGATTATTATATTTGTACACATGAGCGAGACAGTAAAACCCTCGAGTGCGCTATCGAATCATGCGTTAATATTAGTGCCAGAATGAAAGGAACATTTAAAGGCCAAAGTAAGACTGATGTTATTGATGTATTAGATGATTTCCTCGTCAGGCGACCTCGGCATTATAGCGACTCTGCTAATGAAGATTATGACAAGGTTAGTTATCGTAGCTATAAAACTGATGCGGCGATTGCAACCAATGATGCATTTTCAAGCATGGTGACAGCATTGGTCCAAAAACGTTTGGTGAAGTCTTTAACTGGTAAAAATAATAGGTTCCGCCAGGGTGAGTGTTCGTCTTTTGAATCTCTAGCCAGTTCTGTAAAGAATATTGTTCGTAAGAATATTGATGGTATTTCATATACAAAAACAGAAATGGAGCCATCTGGAGGTGTTTCTGAATCAGATGTACCCCCAGATCGTGGTGATATAGATCAGTTGAATAAATCACTAAGGCAAGTACTGATTGATAACAAGCTTGCTACTGAATCAGATGTAGAATTAAAGAATATTCCACATCCAAAACTCTACCATGTTGCCGATCAATTAGTGGAGAAAAGTCTGAAAAATGCACCGAACCATAAAACACTGGTGTTTGTAAGGCGTCTGGCAACCGTGGAGGAGTTGATTGATTTATTGAAGCAACGTTTTCAAAAGTTGATTGATAAGCGAATTGATGATTGGCCATCCATTATTGATAAAATTCAGTTGGTTGGTGGCAATAAGCCTACGTTTTCAGGATGTAATGATTTCTGGAATATGAATGACCCTGATGAAGACGCAGGGCCTATTCAGGTGGCACAGGAGAACGGCGACTCTAATTTTATAGAGCCTGATCTATCCTACTATAAAGCAATAAGCCAGAAAAGTGATAAGCAAGAACGTAACGGTATGCTGTATTCATTTTTAACACGCTTATTACAACCGACAAGTAATGATGGTAAAAGAAAAAGCCCTTTAGCGTTTTTGGTTCCGAATGAAGAAGAACAATATAAACACTGGGAGTCTCCACTATGGCACAGCCTATTGGATGCCATTTTTGATGAGGGTGAAAAAAAACCTGATTGGCTGAAACAGCAAGAATATACAGTGGATATATTGATGCTTAAACGCTGTATTCTACAGAGTATGCGTCGTTCAGATCTCCTGGTCGATCTTTATATTTTAAACGGATTCATCAATATTGAAGGCATTAACACTTTAAGCGAAAAGCTTATCTGGATCCTGAGAAAGAGCAAGGATGGTCAACTCAAATCAATATCTATTGACCTACACAAATATTTAAATAATTGGCGACAGCGACTTAAACAGTGGTGTATACACTTTGAACTCATTAAATCAAAGTGCTTCAAGAGTAATATTACTGATATTGATGCTGAATTTAGCCGCATGGGGCCAGTTGTAGGGCGATCAGGAAATATTTCAAATAAATATGCAGTAACTCAATTTAAAATGCCTTGTTATCCCAATATTTTGATATGTACAGATGTGCTCAAAGAAGGCGTCGACATGCACCTTTTCTGCGATGAGGTTATTCATTACGGAGTCGCCTGGACCTCTGGTGATCTAGAACAACGTATAGGTCGTGTGGACAGAGTTAATAGCTTAATCAATCGGCGTATTAACCAGCATTCGGGCGACAGAGATTCTGCCCCTAAATTAAAAGCAGGATTTCCTTACCTGGCAGGTACTTTGGATCAATATCAGGTGATTCGGGTTGTGAATGAAAAGATGTTAAGTGATCTCCGTATGGATTTTGGTAAGCGAGAAAATGAGATTAAAGATATATCAGTTGATGATATTTTTAATAATTCGGCATCAAAAAAAGAGCTTACTCTAACGCTTAAAACGCGAACATTTATCCCTAAATCATTACTACTTGAGAAGGCATTACTTAAAGATAATAATTTTCCTTATCGTGATTGTAGTGTGCATGAACAATTGATGCGATATGAATCTAAACAAAAAAAGAATATCAATGTAAAAGATATTTATCCACTGCCTGCATTAGTTGTTGAGCATACGAACCCTAAAATACAGTCATCATACAATAAAATATTGGGTGATAACCTCAAAACAAAATGGGAATACAAAAAAGTAAAAGGAAAGATGAAGTGGATAGAAAACTACGAAGTAGTGATACCGCTATCTTTATCAGATAAAGAAATGGATTCTGTTGTAGCTGGTTTTGGACGTTCCAACTGTATGTTGGAGCCGACACCAATATTTTTGTTACCTGAAGCAAAAAGTTTTGAATTCAATAAAACCTTAAATACTCTTGCTATGATTGTTACGCATGAAGCGCCTTTTAAGCAAACGATAGATAGAAAGCAAATGGTTATGCTTGAGCGAATTGGAAATTTGTTGTTAGTCAGATCTCCAATTGTATCTATTGAAGATCTTGGGCTTGATGATAAGGAATTAGCTGTATGGATAGGTAAGCAAAATAATAATCGGAAATGGGGGTATATTAATGACCATAAAGATGTCATTTGGTATTGCTGCTTAATCGCTTATCCCGAAAAATTTGGGGCTACTTTTGATAAACTAACACACCATATTTCTGCAACGGCAGATCGCCTTCAACAGCTGTATACGGCACAAGATAAAGAACGCTGGACCTATAAGGCAAAAAATTCTTTTAAGCTGATGAAGGGAACTGCTGTTAATAATGACGACATCATTAAAAAAATAAGAGTGGATAATAGCTTCCGCTCTGGTATTGCTCGTTGGTATAAGGACGTCTTTGAACAGGTTGTTACAAGGCTTGCAGAGAACGTCGATGTAAGAGAAGGGCATGTTACTGAAGTACTTAATCACATATTCAAAAGTGATAAATTATTACGGGATGGAACAATTAATTTATCAATGCCAGAAAAACCAGCATTACGCTTTTGTTTACAATCTTTTCTTGATATGAGTAATAATTCTATTGCTGGAATGACCCCTGTGGAACCTATGATTGTATGGGAGTTAGGTATTAGCACTTCAACAAAGGGAAGGCCACCAAGATTAATTATGGATGATTATCAAGATCTTCCCCACATGGAGGACTGCGGGAATTGGTCAGTGGTTGAAACTTTTAACAGTGTTAAAGTCTACACTTGTCAGGATGATGAAAAGCAGATGCGCTGGTTTGTCATATATCACCCAGCGTCCATATTGGATGGAAGGATTGAGTTATTTCTAAATTCTTGGATTCATGTTCTTCAGCGAATGAAAGGCAATACCTCTAAATTCATGAAGCAAGCTTGTGCTAATGATTTCAAAGATTTCTCAATAGATGGTAGTGATAAATTTGTTGAAGATAGTTAA
- the queE gene encoding 7-carboxy-7-deazaguanine synthase QueE: MKYPVNEIFETVQGEGHFTGYPVIFIRLQGCDVGCAWCDTKQTWIVDPDMQVHKNTVNKPCNDKPHWAYFTANEFIKTIQENKFIAKHIVISGGEPCMYDLMPLTSELEASGYFSQIETSGTSVVKATDSTWVSVSPKIEMKGKLPVLQSALIRANEIKHVVAMEKHVEELDILLEEVDITNKVMCLQPISQQKRATELAIKVCIERNWKLSVQMHKYIFID; encoded by the coding sequence ATGAAGTATCCAGTAAATGAAATTTTTGAAACAGTACAAGGGGAAGGCCACTTTACAGGTTATCCCGTTATTTTCATTCGATTACAAGGTTGTGATGTTGGTTGCGCATGGTGTGATACGAAACAAACTTGGATTGTTGATCCTGATATGCAAGTTCATAAAAATACTGTAAATAAACCATGTAACGATAAACCTCACTGGGCTTATTTTACTGCTAATGAGTTTATCAAAACCATACAAGAAAATAAATTCATAGCAAAACATATCGTTATATCTGGTGGTGAACCATGCATGTATGATCTGATGCCATTAACAAGTGAGTTGGAAGCATCTGGGTATTTTTCCCAAATTGAAACATCGGGTACTTCAGTCGTGAAAGCAACGGATAGTACTTGGGTCTCGGTATCGCCTAAAATAGAAATGAAAGGTAAATTACCAGTGTTGCAAAGTGCTTTGATTAGGGCGAATGAAATAAAGCATGTTGTAGCAATGGAAAAGCATGTTGAAGAGTTAGATATTCTGCTCGAAGAGGTGGATATTACAAATAAAGTCATGTGCCTTCAGCCTATTTCCCAGCAAAAACGTGCAACAGAACTTGCAATAAAAGTATGTATTGAACGGAATTGGAAATTGTCAGTACAAATGCATAAATATATTTTTATAGATTAA
- a CDS encoding Trp family transcriptional regulator, with product MALDDYETRLKRQKQGITKAKAEGKYKGKQINIELHKNIKTMLAGGLSYTDIQSALGCSRATIARVKKLL from the coding sequence ATGGCGCTTGATGATTATGAGACAAGGCTGAAACGTCAAAAACAAGGAATAACAAAGGCTAAAGCAGAAGGTAAATACAAAGGTAAGCAAATAAATATTGAATTACATAAAAATATTAAAACTATGCTTGCAGGTGGGTTGAGCTACACCGATATACAAAGTGCACTTGGTTGTTCTCGGGCTACGATCGCGCGAGTAAAGAAATTACTGTGA
- the folE gene encoding GTP cyclohydrolase I FolE, with product MCLSNEATLVRDELIKSGLETPMVNPSFLTSKQRKDGIESHFVEILKLLGLDLTDDSLVETPYRISKMYINELFSGLDYQSFPKITTIENKMQVDEMVKVSDVSLTSTCEHHFVIIDGFATVAYIPRTKVIGLSKINRIVQFFSQRPQVQERLTQQIRVALQVLLESNDVAVSINATHYCVKSRGIMDSSSFTTTKSLGGVFKSKPEIRAEFLSCKL from the coding sequence ATTTGCTTGTCGAATGAAGCAACTTTAGTTAGAGATGAGTTAATTAAAAGTGGTCTTGAAACACCGATGGTGAATCCATCCTTTTTAACCTCAAAGCAAAGGAAAGACGGGATTGAAAGCCACTTTGTCGAAATACTTAAATTATTAGGTCTAGATCTTACAGATGATAGCTTAGTTGAAACGCCTTATCGAATTTCAAAAATGTACATTAATGAGTTATTTTCAGGACTTGATTATCAGTCTTTTCCTAAAATAACGACCATAGAAAATAAAATGCAAGTAGACGAAATGGTGAAGGTTTCTGATGTATCGTTAACAAGTACTTGTGAACATCATTTTGTGATAATTGATGGCTTTGCTACAGTGGCATATATTCCTAGAACTAAGGTGATTGGTTTATCTAAAATCAACCGTATTGTGCAGTTTTTTTCGCAGCGACCACAAGTTCAAGAGCGTTTAACTCAACAAATACGCGTTGCACTGCAAGTACTATTGGAATCGAATGATGTTGCCGTTTCTATTAACGCTACTCATTATTGCGTTAAGTCTCGTGGTATTATGGACTCATCAAGTTTTACAACAACAAAGTCTTTAGGCGGTGTTTTTAAATCTAAACCCGAAATAAGAGCTGAATTTTTAAGTTGTAAATTATAA
- the queC gene encoding 7-cyano-7-deazaguanine synthase QueC, translating to MSNKAVLVFSGGQDSTTCLIQALEKYDSVDCITFNYGQRHSEEIEVAKKAAAHFNVANHKIIDVSLLNELAISSLTRDDITVSHELMENGLPNSFVPGRNILFMTLASIYAYQVGAKTVITGVCETDFSGYPDCRDEFIKSINKSCNLGMDKEFTFETPLMWLNKAETWALADYYNQLEFVKEHSLTCYNGIIGSGCGDCPSCDLRSKGLAQYLENKDKYQASLKDKTEL from the coding sequence ATGTCAAATAAAGCGGTCCTAGTTTTTAGCGGTGGTCAAGATAGCACCACATGCTTAATCCAAGCCTTAGAAAAATACGACTCTGTTGATTGTATTACGTTTAACTACGGTCAACGACATAGTGAAGAAATTGAGGTAGCAAAAAAAGCCGCGGCTCATTTCAATGTCGCTAATCACAAAATTATAGACGTCAGTCTTTTAAATGAGTTAGCAATTAGTTCTTTAACTCGTGATGATATAACGGTATCACATGAATTGATGGAAAACGGTTTACCAAATTCATTTGTACCTGGTCGTAATATTTTATTTATGACCCTTGCAAGTATCTACGCATATCAAGTAGGCGCTAAAACAGTTATTACAGGTGTATGTGAAACCGATTTTTCAGGCTACCCTGATTGCAGAGATGAGTTTATTAAGTCGATTAATAAATCATGTAATTTAGGGATGGATAAAGAGTTTACCTTCGAAACACCACTAATGTGGCTAAATAAAGCTGAAACTTGGGCTTTAGCTGATTATTACAACCAACTAGAGTTTGTAAAAGAACACTCTTTGACTTGTTACAATGGGATTATTGGTTCTGGATGTGGAGATTGCCCTTCATGCGATTTGCGCAGTAAAGGGTTAGCACAATATTTAGAAAATAAAGATAAGTATCAAGCATCATTAAAAGATAAAACCGAGCTTTAA
- a CDS encoding DUF6884 domain-containing protein: protein MNKTHFITTCSALKKTKASPFHQLGTALVDGSSTKELVSLWKDNISRASSPMLEAKDLYRGVAWKMALDASISCNMNLMVISAGFGLIDSSIALPSYDATFARPSGNKGNSIPAPLNEWWDEIHKQFENNDSFKELFSKYRHDKFIICCGNDYFKAIKKDLTQAVSFLSNPPEQLVIVTSSLADCDDLLRPFCIESNSSVKHLAEIAADGKKITDRTTTVAVATYFASLYSQNNVPFSKIRKEINDKIDSIKVQKQVKRTSRDDDYIVKYIQNALITDGKLSKAKTFKQYHSDGNACLDTRFAKLYKQVIESR from the coding sequence ATGAATAAAACTCATTTTATAACGACCTGCTCAGCATTAAAAAAAACGAAAGCGAGTCCTTTTCATCAGTTAGGAACTGCTTTAGTCGATGGTTCATCTACGAAAGAGCTAGTATCTCTTTGGAAAGATAATATTAGTCGCGCCTCTTCTCCAATGCTTGAAGCTAAAGATCTCTATAGAGGCGTGGCATGGAAAATGGCGTTAGACGCATCTATTAGCTGTAATATGAATCTTATGGTTATCTCAGCCGGCTTTGGGCTAATTGATAGTTCAATTGCATTACCGAGTTATGACGCTACATTTGCTCGACCATCTGGTAACAAGGGAAATTCAATCCCTGCGCCATTGAACGAATGGTGGGATGAGATCCATAAACAATTTGAAAACAATGACAGCTTTAAAGAACTATTTTCTAAATATCGCCATGATAAATTTATCATTTGTTGTGGTAATGATTACTTTAAGGCGATTAAAAAAGACCTGACTCAAGCGGTATCTTTTTTATCAAACCCACCAGAGCAGCTTGTTATTGTTACATCGTCATTGGCAGATTGTGATGATTTACTACGACCATTTTGTATCGAATCGAACTCTAGTGTAAAGCACTTGGCAGAAATTGCAGCTGACGGAAAAAAAATAACCGATAGAACAACGACAGTCGCAGTTGCGACATATTTCGCATCTTTATATTCGCAGAATAATGTTCCTTTTTCAAAGATTAGAAAAGAAATTAATGATAAAATAGATAGCATTAAAGTACAAAAACAGGTTAAAAGAACCTCGCGCGATGATGACTATATTGTTAAGTACATCCAAAATGCATTAATCACTGACGGTAAGTTGTCAAAAGCTAAGACATTTAAGCAATATCATTCCGATGGAAATGCTTGTTTAGACACACGCTTTGCGAAATTATATAAACAAGTTATCGAATCTAGATAA
- a CDS encoding helix-turn-helix domain-containing protein codes for MDDFAKTFGKQIKITRIKKDLTQQEVAARADITPSYMSRIESGSVSTSVEKLCRIAQAIGCPASELIPQFEFINSSDK; via the coding sequence ATGGATGATTTTGCTAAAACGTTTGGAAAACAGATAAAGATCACCAGAATTAAAAAAGATCTAACCCAACAAGAAGTTGCAGCTAGAGCAGATATTACACCGAGTTATATGAGTAGGATTGAAAGTGGATCGGTATCTACATCAGTAGAAAAGCTATGCCGTATCGCCCAGGCCATTGGATGTCCCGCATCTGAGTTAATACCACAATTTGAATTCATAAATAGTTCTGATAAATAA